The Lycium ferocissimum isolate CSIRO_LF1 unplaced genomic scaffold, AGI_CSIRO_Lferr_CH_V1 ctg984, whole genome shotgun sequence genome has a segment encoding these proteins:
- the LOC132046202 gene encoding RHOMBOID-like protein 1, which produces MGRRTPSGNSSSESDLEIKVQPRNSGPNLEDSDRRLYSRPPVPPPNYQPYTKWFPWLVPIVIIANVALFIIVMYVNDCPRNSHNCFGTDIFGRFAFQDVHENPLLGPSTTTLQKLGALDVNKVVEGRQLWRLFSCMWLHAGVFHVAANMLSLLFVGIRLEQEFGFLRIGPLYVLAGVGGSLLSALFVRKKISVGASGALFGLLGAMLSELITNWTLYENKLATLLTLLLIIAINLAVGILPHVDNFAHLGGFVTGFLLGCVLLLRPQFGWVNLKKAPPGYFVASKKSKYKIYQYILLIVSLAFLLTGFILGLALLTNGWDGNAHCSWCHYLSCIPTPLWSCTEARCATTQLGSQLNMTCTSNHKNGTYILANPNNTLEIQMLCSKLCR; this is translated from the exons ATGGGAAGGAGGACTCCGTCGGGAAATTCTTCATCGGAGTCAGACCTCGAGATCAAAGTTCAACCTCGAAATAGTGGCCCAAATCTCGAGGATAGCGACAGACGCTTATATTCCCGCCCTCCAGTCCCACCACCTAATTACCAGCCTTATACAAAATGGTTCCCATGGCTAGTCCCTATTGTTATTATAGCAAATGTTGCACTTTTTATCATTGTTATGTACGTTAACGATTGTCCTCGTAATAGTCACAATTGTTTCGGAACCGATATCTTTGGTCGTTTTGCATTTCAAGATGTTCATGAGAACCCTTTACTTGGTCCCTCCACAACAAC GTTACAAAAATTGGGTGCTCTTGACGTGAACAAAGTGGTTGAAGGTCGTCAATTATGGAGACTATTTTCTTGCATGTGGTTACATGCTGGTGTGTTCCATGTTGCTGCCAATATGTTGAGCTTGTTATTTGTGGGCATTCGGCTTGAGCAAGAGTTTGGATTTT TGAGAATTGGTCCGCTTTATGTTTTGGCTGGGGTTGGAGGGAGTCTTTTATCAGCtctatttgtgaggaagaaaatCTCTGTTGGTGCTTCTGGGGCATTGTTTGGTTTACTTGGAGCAATGCTTTCTGAACTCATCACAAATTGGACATTATATGAAAACAAG TTGGCAACACTGCTTACACTGCTTCTCATAATTGCCATAAACCTAGCTGTtggaattcttcctcatgtggaCAATTTCGCACATCTTGGAGGATTTGTAACTGGATTTCTTCTTGGTTGTGTCCTTTTGCTTCGTCCACAATTTGGATGGGTGAATCTAAAGAAAGCACCTCCTGGTTATTTTGTGGCATCAAAAAAGTCCAAGTACAAGATTTATCAGTACATACTATTGATTGTGTCGTTGGCATTTTTGTTAACTGG GTTTATCCTTGGCCTAGCTCTATTAACAAATGGATGGGATGGTAATGCACATTGCTCATGGTGTCATTACTTAAGTTGTATCCCAACCCCTCTATGGAGTTGTACTGAAGCACGTTGTGCG ACAACCCAACTTGGGAGTCAATTGAACATGACGTGCACATCGAATCATAAAAATGGGACTTATATTTTGGCAAATCCCAACAACACTTTAGAAATTCAAATGCTATGTTCCAAACTTTGCAGATGA